Proteins from a genomic interval of Ralstonia wenshanensis:
- the ruvX gene encoding Holliday junction resolvase RuvX — protein MPEPARPATPSVPAEGTLLAFDYGEKRIGVALGNSITRSARALETIPNRSTDFRFAQISRLVGEWQPVGFVVGMPVHPDGEEQPMIKLAKRFGNQLHGRYGLPVTWVDERYSSIAAQDAGASDDVLDAEAARIILQQFFDEHA, from the coding sequence ATGCCTGAGCCGGCGCGTCCGGCCACCCCTTCCGTGCCCGCAGAGGGCACCTTGCTGGCATTCGATTACGGCGAAAAACGCATCGGCGTGGCGCTGGGTAATTCCATCACGCGCTCTGCACGGGCGCTGGAAACCATTCCGAACCGCTCGACCGATTTCCGGTTCGCACAGATCAGCCGGCTGGTAGGCGAATGGCAGCCGGTTGGCTTTGTGGTCGGCATGCCTGTTCACCCCGACGGTGAAGAGCAGCCGATGATCAAGCTTGCCAAGCGCTTCGGCAATCAATTGCACGGCCGCTATGGCCTGCCGGTTACCTGGGTGGACGAGCGTTATTCGTCGATCGCCGCGCAGGACGCCGGTGCCTCCGACGATGTGCTCGACGCAGAAGCCGCGCGCATCATCCTCCAACAGTTTTTCGACGAACACGCATGA
- the pyrR gene encoding bifunctional pyr operon transcriptional regulator/uracil phosphoribosyltransferase PyrR has product MTSQQIDAEALYQSLVAQLRTRLADGHTWSVAGIVSGGAWIAKRLAHDLGLPEYGVVNVAMHRDDYAKKGLHAKAQPTTLPFDVNERRILLVDDVLASGRTIRAAINELFDYGRPAAVELAVLVDRGERQLPVAPDYIGERITLPPNESLVLSETGEGASARFTFTREPKGA; this is encoded by the coding sequence ATGACATCGCAACAGATCGATGCCGAGGCGCTGTACCAGAGCCTCGTTGCACAACTGCGCACGCGGCTGGCAGACGGCCATACCTGGTCGGTGGCCGGCATTGTCAGCGGCGGCGCCTGGATCGCCAAGCGGCTGGCGCATGACCTTGGCCTGCCGGAATACGGCGTCGTCAACGTGGCCATGCACCGCGACGACTACGCCAAGAAGGGCCTGCACGCCAAGGCGCAGCCGACCACGCTGCCGTTCGACGTGAACGAGCGCCGCATCCTGCTGGTGGACGACGTGCTGGCCAGCGGCCGCACCATCCGCGCGGCCATCAACGAGCTGTTCGACTACGGCCGGCCGGCGGCGGTCGAGTTGGCCGTGCTGGTCGATCGCGGTGAGCGCCAACTGCCCGTTGCCCCCGATTACATCGGTGAACGCATCACGCTGCCGCCCAACGAATCGCTCGTGCTGAGCGAAACCGGCGAGGGCGCTTCCGCCCGCTTCACCTTCACGCGCGAGCCCAAGGGCGCTTGA
- a CDS encoding Hpt domain-containing protein → MRHQSAAEPAQSHPVSLEAIGAPAVRPKAAVPARDLSALAWVAPNMRAALDDAVREFGEYAAEVIANPEVIGARDTTSLRLAGQYLHQAAGALLIVGLRGVDVYCQAAKRLLEAVDAGSVAADVQTLDVFSRAVQALQEYVADLMAGMAEEPLRLFQPYQAVLARLGEERIHPADLWADELRHLPALLLPSRDLPGLARLRRKFELALLTALRAPASNADGAQVDPSAAAAAYAPLEELLHGIRALEREPRRTGDDLQRDLWLVLALTFGALRAGLVPADMTAKRLAARVNLLLRQYSHNNVHLPQGLLTDALYLLAGMAYSNAPATPVGDDTLGPDIVACVEAFAIPPTHAPAGALHTRQYYALLPTDASDTLQRVGRSLETLSQQPAPAADELDAALQTLALHADALGQPALSDLSNRLTEAAGQDVAPTLQFLSRMLARPWAVHGESGDLRSAWFAARCSELAERTRATQDGHAVPAPAWLTLLAEEAAQRRVRAEQVRALQTLLASAETHLDAFEREGEESGGLQEATRLFGEMQSAFAALDAYEAVHATEAAQSTINALQAAGDGATADRERYLAALAANVSGLQALLDALSAGTELTGGQVDEIVIEGQLTPTERETAWREFAFDTESGMLARREPQSETLAGAHVANADAASPLQSLLDRLLAKQPVDPTDPLAAELRTALQEARDAAAIDDDPARRRRLEEALAQFDAWQVGSAGALERMQAALAAPAAVPAAAAAPAAVRDTQSIDAELLDIFLSEAEEVLAGVRADLHGLQAAADMGTGGLAAGPDLDLLTQLRRAFHTLKGSGRMVGLTRYGEAAWAIEQVMNVWLAESRVPTHDLAALLTRAESELSTWAAAIAQSPQADHAIEPLVAAAERVRHGGPFVWLEAVPEAQAAPEHVEPQTPEAPAAEPTLQDTHAVQPMESAAPDAPVAEAEEAVALTWDDEPALPEGDAPMPEAIATAVEHEAVEPVAGHVDESHQEAAAEPVAADADAKVIPFPFAQTGEPEEAPHDDGVKEIGPVRISVALYNVYLQEADDLIRRLGVDFSEWRHEGRTPPSELALRAAHTLQGSSAVVELEPVRQLAGALEQVLLNLNSRPVAMHPGDFRLLDQSIERMRGMLHQFAASLWPEADEAMRRSLDELCERLLVRPRLPLEPAPAAFTEAEQAENETAGLAGEPAFEPAEATPTFVPSLVPVHEPTVAEPAVGELVRQAPADALDPALLEIFLEEAHVALPELGQHLRAWEAAPQDRNAAGLLLRNLHTVKGSARMAGAMTLGQAAHEMESAIEGGLRQNRVDDALFRKLYVWFDRIQAHVDALGTGNLLPLDAGLADAADAQQTAADAQASSSASMLPAVAVSTSVDLTGTRSPEAEALEVAERQRAMVRVQARALDSLINDAGEVGAARARLESEVDALKTYLSELNDNVARLRSQVREIEIQAETQMESRIADAAAHDESFDPLEFDRFTRLQELTRMMAESVNDVATVQQNLFRGFDQASLDLETQARLTRGLQRSLMRARMVQFDTVADRLYRVARQAASETGKEVRLFIKGGTVELDRSVLDRMGGPLEHMIRNAVAHGIESADERRAKGKNPAGELTLEVQQEGNEVVLHFVDDGAGLNLDRIRARALERQLLAPDEEASDARLTEMIFTPGFSTADQVSELAGRGVGMDVVRAETVALGGRISLQTTPEVGTRFTIHLPLTTAITQVLLVRVSERVYAIPSGMIDHVQQLRPQALAEAYNAAALQLPTGPVPFHYFGALLEEAKSVTGGRKYSPAVVVRNGAERAAVHVDEVIGNREVVVKHIGPHLARLEGIAGATTLGDGEIVLIYNPVVLTQRFEREAAVRGLSDQEATGAVAELHRDGSTDAVPGLATQPIVMVVDDSLTVRKVTQRLLTRSGYQAVLARDGVDALRQLQEVTPDAMLVDIEMPHMDGFDLTRNVRADERIGATPIIMITSRTADKHRRYAAEIGVNVYLGKPYNEEELLRHLRNLIGERAPAANAG, encoded by the coding sequence ATGCGTCATCAATCTGCCGCCGAGCCCGCCCAGTCCCATCCTGTCTCGCTTGAGGCGATCGGGGCCCCTGCGGTTCGTCCGAAAGCTGCCGTGCCCGCGCGTGACCTCTCTGCGCTGGCGTGGGTCGCGCCCAACATGCGCGCTGCGCTGGACGATGCAGTGCGCGAGTTCGGCGAATACGCGGCCGAGGTCATCGCCAATCCGGAAGTCATCGGCGCGCGCGATACGACCTCGCTGCGTCTGGCTGGCCAGTATCTGCACCAGGCTGCCGGCGCGCTGCTGATCGTCGGCCTGCGTGGTGTCGACGTGTATTGCCAGGCCGCCAAGCGTCTGCTCGAAGCCGTTGATGCCGGCTCTGTAGCCGCCGATGTGCAGACGTTGGACGTGTTCTCGCGCGCGGTGCAGGCCCTGCAGGAATACGTGGCCGACCTGATGGCCGGCATGGCTGAAGAGCCGCTGCGCCTGTTCCAACCGTATCAAGCCGTGCTCGCCCGTCTGGGCGAAGAGCGCATCCACCCGGCTGACCTGTGGGCTGATGAACTGCGCCATCTCCCGGCGCTGCTGCTGCCCTCGCGCGATCTGCCAGGGCTGGCACGCCTGCGCCGCAAGTTCGAACTCGCGTTGCTGACCGCGCTGCGCGCACCGGCATCCAACGCCGATGGTGCGCAGGTGGACCCGTCCGCCGCTGCTGCTGCCTATGCGCCGCTGGAAGAGCTGCTGCATGGCATTCGTGCGCTCGAGCGCGAGCCGCGCCGCACCGGAGATGATCTGCAGCGTGATCTGTGGCTCGTGCTTGCCCTGACCTTTGGCGCCTTGCGTGCCGGCCTGGTGCCGGCCGACATGACCGCCAAGCGTTTGGCGGCACGCGTCAACCTGCTGCTGCGCCAGTACTCGCACAACAACGTCCACCTGCCGCAAGGCCTGCTGACCGACGCGCTTTACCTGCTGGCCGGCATGGCCTACAGCAACGCGCCCGCAACGCCGGTGGGCGACGACACGCTCGGCCCGGATATCGTGGCCTGTGTTGAGGCCTTTGCGATTCCGCCCACGCACGCACCGGCTGGCGCACTGCATACGCGCCAGTATTACGCGCTGCTGCCGACGGACGCCAGTGACACGCTGCAACGCGTTGGCCGCTCGCTCGAAACGCTCAGTCAACAGCCCGCACCCGCTGCGGACGAACTCGATGCCGCGCTGCAGACGCTTGCGCTGCATGCCGATGCGCTCGGCCAACCGGCCCTGTCTGACCTGTCGAACCGACTGACCGAGGCTGCCGGGCAGGACGTTGCACCCACGCTGCAATTCCTCTCGCGCATGCTTGCACGCCCGTGGGCCGTTCATGGTGAATCCGGCGACTTGCGCAGCGCGTGGTTTGCCGCCCGCTGCAGCGAACTGGCCGAACGCACCCGCGCCACACAAGACGGTCACGCCGTGCCGGCACCCGCATGGCTCACGCTGCTGGCCGAAGAGGCCGCACAACGCCGCGTGCGCGCCGAGCAGGTTCGCGCACTGCAAACACTCCTGGCCTCTGCCGAAACGCACCTCGACGCGTTCGAGCGTGAGGGCGAAGAAAGCGGCGGCCTGCAAGAAGCCACGCGCCTGTTTGGCGAAATGCAAAGTGCGTTTGCCGCGCTCGACGCCTATGAGGCTGTGCACGCCACCGAAGCTGCCCAATCGACCATCAACGCGTTGCAGGCCGCGGGCGACGGCGCAACTGCCGATCGCGAACGCTACCTGGCTGCGCTGGCTGCCAACGTCAGTGGCCTGCAGGCATTGCTCGACGCGCTGTCGGCCGGCACGGAACTGACCGGCGGCCAGGTCGACGAGATCGTCATTGAAGGCCAGCTGACGCCGACCGAGCGCGAAACCGCATGGCGCGAGTTCGCCTTCGATACCGAATCTGGAATGCTGGCCCGGCGCGAGCCGCAATCCGAAACGCTTGCCGGCGCGCACGTGGCCAATGCCGATGCCGCATCGCCGCTGCAATCGCTGCTCGATCGTCTGCTGGCCAAGCAACCGGTCGACCCGACCGACCCGCTGGCTGCCGAGTTGCGCACCGCGCTGCAGGAGGCGCGCGACGCCGCCGCCATCGACGACGATCCGGCTCGCCGCCGTCGCCTGGAAGAGGCGCTGGCCCAGTTCGATGCCTGGCAGGTCGGCAGTGCCGGCGCGCTTGAGCGCATGCAGGCTGCATTGGCGGCACCGGCTGCCGTGCCTGCCGCCGCAGCCGCGCCTGCAGCCGTGCGGGATACCCAATCCATCGATGCCGAGCTGCTCGACATCTTCCTGTCTGAGGCCGAAGAAGTGCTGGCCGGGGTGCGTGCCGACCTGCATGGCCTGCAGGCCGCTGCCGACATGGGCACGGGCGGTTTGGCTGCCGGCCCCGACCTGGACTTGCTTACGCAACTGCGCCGCGCGTTCCACACGCTCAAGGGCTCGGGCCGCATGGTTGGCCTCACGCGCTATGGCGAAGCTGCCTGGGCCATCGAGCAGGTGATGAACGTCTGGCTGGCCGAGAGCCGCGTGCCGACGCATGACCTGGCCGCGTTGCTCACGCGCGCCGAGTCGGAGCTGTCGACGTGGGCCGCCGCGATTGCGCAATCGCCGCAAGCCGATCACGCCATCGAACCGCTGGTCGCGGCCGCCGAGCGTGTGCGCCATGGCGGCCCGTTCGTGTGGCTGGAAGCCGTGCCTGAAGCGCAGGCCGCTCCCGAGCACGTTGAGCCGCAAACACCTGAAGCACCGGCTGCGGAACCCACATTGCAGGACACCCACGCGGTGCAGCCGATGGAGTCGGCTGCACCGGATGCGCCTGTTGCAGAAGCCGAAGAAGCCGTCGCGCTCACGTGGGATGACGAACCCGCACTGCCCGAAGGCGACGCGCCAATGCCCGAGGCCATCGCAACGGCGGTCGAGCATGAGGCAGTCGAGCCGGTCGCAGGGCACGTCGACGAGTCCCATCAGGAAGCTGCCGCTGAACCGGTTGCCGCCGATGCCGACGCCAAGGTGATCCCGTTCCCGTTTGCGCAGACCGGCGAACCGGAGGAAGCCCCGCACGACGATGGCGTGAAGGAGATTGGTCCGGTCCGCATCAGCGTGGCGCTGTACAACGTCTACCTGCAGGAAGCCGACGATCTGATCCGCCGCCTGGGCGTGGATTTCTCGGAGTGGCGCCATGAAGGCCGCACGCCGCCGAGCGAGCTGGCACTGCGCGCCGCGCACACGCTGCAAGGCAGCTCCGCCGTGGTCGAACTGGAGCCCGTGCGCCAGTTGGCTGGTGCGCTGGAGCAAGTGCTGCTGAACCTGAATAGCCGACCGGTGGCGATGCATCCGGGCGACTTCCGCCTGCTCGATCAATCCATCGAGCGCATGCGCGGCATGCTGCATCAATTCGCCGCCAGCCTCTGGCCGGAAGCTGACGAGGCGATGCGCCGCAGCCTCGACGAACTGTGCGAGCGCCTGCTCGTGCGTCCGCGCTTGCCGCTGGAGCCGGCGCCCGCTGCCTTTACCGAAGCCGAGCAGGCCGAAAACGAAACCGCTGGACTGGCCGGCGAGCCCGCGTTCGAGCCAGCGGAAGCCACACCGACGTTCGTGCCGTCGCTGGTGCCCGTGCACGAGCCGACGGTTGCCGAGCCGGCCGTGGGTGAGCTGGTTCGCCAGGCACCGGCCGACGCGCTCGACCCGGCCCTGCTGGAAATCTTCCTGGAGGAAGCGCACGTTGCGCTGCCCGAGCTGGGCCAGCACCTGCGCGCGTGGGAAGCCGCGCCGCAGGACCGCAATGCCGCCGGCCTGCTGCTGCGTAACCTGCACACCGTCAAGGGCAGTGCCCGCATGGCCGGCGCCATGACGCTAGGTCAGGCCGCGCACGAAATGGAAAGCGCCATTGAAGGCGGCCTGCGCCAGAACCGCGTGGACGACGCGCTGTTCCGCAAGCTCTACGTCTGGTTTGACCGCATTCAGGCGCACGTCGATGCACTGGGCACGGGCAACCTGCTACCGCTCGATGCCGGCCTTGCCGACGCAGCCGATGCGCAGCAGACGGCCGCCGACGCGCAGGCATCGTCCTCCGCATCAATGCTGCCGGCGGTTGCGGTCTCGACGAGCGTGGATCTGACCGGCACGCGCAGCCCAGAAGCGGAAGCGCTGGAAGTGGCCGAACGCCAGCGCGCGATGGTGCGGGTGCAGGCGCGTGCGCTTGATTCGCTCATCAACGATGCGGGTGAAGTCGGTGCCGCGCGTGCGCGTCTGGAGTCGGAAGTCGATGCGCTCAAGACCTATCTGTCGGAACTGAACGACAACGTGGCGCGTTTGCGCTCGCAGGTGCGCGAGATCGAAATCCAGGCCGAAACGCAGATGGAGTCGCGCATTGCCGATGCCGCTGCCCACGACGAATCGTTCGATCCGCTGGAGTTCGACCGATTCACGCGCTTGCAGGAACTCACGCGGATGATGGCCGAGTCCGTCAATGACGTGGCAACGGTGCAGCAGAACTTGTTCCGTGGTTTCGATCAGGCATCGCTCGATCTGGAAACGCAGGCGCGCCTCACGCGCGGCCTGCAGCGCAGCCTCATGCGTGCACGCATGGTGCAGTTCGATACCGTGGCCGACCGTCTGTATCGCGTGGCCCGTCAGGCCGCGTCGGAAACCGGCAAGGAAGTCCGCCTGTTCATCAAGGGCGGTACGGTGGAACTGGACCGCAGCGTGCTGGATCGCATGGGCGGCCCGCTGGAACACATGATCCGCAACGCCGTCGCACATGGCATTGAATCCGCCGACGAGCGCCGCGCCAAGGGCAAGAATCCCGCTGGCGAACTGACGCTTGAAGTGCAGCAGGAAGGCAACGAAGTCGTGCTGCATTTCGTCGACGATGGTGCTGGGCTGAACCTCGACCGCATTCGCGCCCGCGCACTGGAGCGCCAGCTTCTGGCGCCCGACGAGGAGGCCAGCGACGCGCGCCTCACCGAGATGATCTTCACGCCGGGCTTCTCCACGGCGGACCAGGTGTCCGAGCTGGCCGGCCGTGGCGTCGGCATGGACGTGGTGCGTGCCGAAACCGTCGCCCTGGGCGGCCGGATCTCGTTGCAGACCACGCCGGAAGTCGGCACGCGTTTCACCATCCACCTGCCGCTGACCACTGCCATTACGCAGGTGCTGCTGGTGCGTGTGAGCGAGCGCGTGTATGCGATTCCGTCGGGCATGATCGACCACGTGCAGCAACTGCGTCCGCAGGCGCTGGCCGAGGCGTACAACGCAGCTGCATTGCAATTGCCGACCGGCCCCGTGCCGTTCCACTACTTTGGCGCGCTGCTCGAAGAAGCGAAGTCCGTCACGGGCGGGCGCAAGTACTCGCCGGCCGTGGTGGTGCGAAACGGTGCCGAGCGCGCCGCCGTGCACGTCGACGAAGTGATCGGCAACCGCGAAGTGGTGGTCAAGCACATCGGCCCGCACCTTGCGCGTCTGGAGGGTATTGCCGGTGCGACCACGCTGGGCGACGGCGAGATCGTGCTGATCTACAACCCCGTGGTGCTCACGCAGCGCTTCGAGCGCGAAGCCGCTGTGCGTGGCCTGTCCGATCAGGAAGCGACGGGCGCCGTGGCCGAGCTGCACCGCGACGGCAGCACCGACGCAGTGCCCGGCTTGGCCACACAGCCAATCGTCATGGTGGTCGACGATTCGCTCACGGTGCGCAAGGTCACGCAGCGTCTGCTCACGCGCTCCGGCTACCAGGCCGTGCTCGCGCGCGACGGTGTGGACGCGCTGCGCCAGTTGCAGGAGGTCACGCCCGACGCGATGCTCGTCGACATCGAAATGCCGCACATGGACGGCTTCGACCTTACGCGCAACGTGCGTGCGGACGAACGTATCGGCGCCACGCCGATCATCATGATCACCTCGCGTACTGCGGACAAACATCGCCGCTACGCCGCGGAGATCGGTGTGAACGTCTACCTCGGCAAGCCGTACAACGAAGAGGAATTGCTCCGGCATCTGCGCAACCTCATCGGCGAGCGTGCGCCGGCGGCCAACGCAGGCTGA
- a CDS encoding aspartate carbamoyltransferase catalytic subunit translates to MPKTFANPQLTKNGELKHLLSIEGLSRDILTHVLDTAQQFVSVSDSDREVKKVPLLRGKSVFNLFFENSTRTRTTFEIAAKRLSADVINLNINASSTSKGESLLDTINNLSAMQADMFVVRHASSGAPYLIAEHVAPHVHVINAGDGRHAHPTQGLLDMYTIRHYKKDFSNLTVAIVGDILHSRVARSDIHALTTLGCAEVRAIGPRTLLPGGLEHMGVRVFHNMEEGLKGVDVVIMLRLQNERMSGALLPSAQEYFKAYGLTQERLALAKPDAIVMHPGPMNRGVEIDSAVADGVQSVILNQVTFGIAVRMAVMGIVAGNND, encoded by the coding sequence ATGCCCAAGACTTTTGCCAACCCGCAGCTCACGAAAAACGGCGAGCTCAAGCATTTGCTGTCGATCGAGGGGCTGTCGCGCGACATCCTCACGCACGTGCTGGACACCGCGCAGCAGTTCGTCTCCGTATCGGATTCGGACCGCGAAGTGAAGAAGGTGCCGCTGCTGCGCGGCAAGAGTGTGTTTAACCTGTTTTTCGAGAACTCCACGCGCACGCGCACCACGTTCGAGATCGCGGCCAAGCGGCTGTCGGCAGACGTGATCAACCTGAACATCAATGCGTCGTCCACCAGCAAGGGTGAATCGCTGCTCGACACGATCAACAATCTGTCGGCGATGCAGGCGGACATGTTTGTCGTCCGGCATGCCAGTTCGGGTGCGCCGTACCTGATCGCCGAGCACGTCGCACCGCACGTGCACGTCATCAATGCTGGCGATGGCCGTCATGCGCACCCCACGCAGGGGCTGCTCGACATGTACACCATCCGCCACTACAAGAAGGATTTCTCCAATCTGACGGTGGCGATCGTTGGCGATATCCTGCATTCGCGCGTGGCGCGGTCGGACATCCATGCGCTGACGACGCTGGGCTGTGCCGAAGTGCGTGCCATCGGCCCGCGCACGCTGCTGCCGGGCGGGCTGGAGCACATGGGTGTGCGCGTCTTCCACAACATGGAAGAAGGCCTGAAGGGCGTGGACGTGGTCATCATGTTGCGCCTGCAGAACGAGCGCATGAGCGGTGCGCTGTTGCCCTCCGCGCAGGAATACTTCAAGGCTTACGGTCTCACGCAGGAGCGCTTGGCGCTGGCTAAGCCCGACGCCATCGTCATGCACCCTGGCCCGATGAACCGTGGCGTGGAGATCGACTCCGCCGTGGCAGACGGCGTGCAATCGGTGATCCTGAATCAGGTGACGTTCGGCATTGCGGTCCGTATGGCGGTCATGGGCATCGTGGCGGGCAACAACGACTGA
- a CDS encoding YqgE/AlgH family protein: protein MASPDALINLTNQFLIAMPGMADSTFSGAVVYMCEHNERGALGLVINRPIDIDLATLFDKIDLKLEIHPLAEQSVYYGGPVQTERGFVLHDATGAYSSSLAVPGGLEMTTSKDVLEAVAQGAGPHRFILTLGYAGWSAGQLEDEISRNGWLTVQADPEIIFNVPAEERFAAALNLLGINPAMLSGEAGHA from the coding sequence ATGGCCTCGCCTGACGCACTTATCAATCTCACGAATCAGTTCCTGATCGCTATGCCCGGCATGGCGGATTCCACGTTTTCGGGCGCGGTCGTGTACATGTGCGAGCACAACGAGCGCGGTGCGCTCGGGCTCGTGATCAACCGCCCCATCGACATCGACCTGGCGACGCTGTTCGACAAGATCGATCTCAAGCTCGAAATCCATCCCCTCGCAGAGCAATCCGTGTATTACGGCGGCCCGGTGCAGACCGAGCGCGGCTTCGTGCTGCACGACGCCACGGGCGCGTATTCGTCGTCGCTGGCGGTGCCGGGCGGGCTGGAAATGACCACCTCCAAGGATGTCCTCGAAGCCGTCGCCCAAGGTGCCGGCCCGCACCGGTTCATCCTCACCCTCGGGTATGCCGGCTGGAGCGCCGGTCAACTGGAAGACGAAATCAGCCGCAACGGCTGGCTGACCGTCCAGGCCGATCCCGAGATCATCTTCAACGTGCCTGCCGAAGAGCGGTTTGCCGCGGCGCTGAACCTGCTCGGTATCAACCCCGCCATGCTGTCGGGCGAGGCCGGGCATGCCTGA
- a CDS encoding pseudouridine synthase — translation MADSSRLPLYRILQSQGFGTRRYCKDLVLAGLVFINGVEMESPDALVDTAGLVLDVDGERWAYHARAYLMLNKPAGVECSQKPKHYPSVYTLLPLPLRERAVQCVGRLDQDTTGLLLLTDDGQFVHTITSPRHQVPKVYEITTAEPVADAQIAQLCAGVLLADENENVAAAWAERVDTHHLRMALTQGKYHQVKRMVAAAGNHVAGLHRSAIGGLSLGDLAPGEWRWLEAADLEALNTTPPHAGAASA, via the coding sequence ATGGCTGATTCTTCTCGTCTTCCGCTGTATCGCATCCTGCAATCCCAGGGCTTCGGCACGCGCCGCTATTGCAAGGACCTCGTGCTCGCGGGGTTGGTATTCATCAACGGCGTCGAGATGGAAAGCCCTGATGCGCTCGTGGATACCGCTGGCTTGGTGCTGGATGTCGACGGCGAGCGCTGGGCATACCATGCCCGCGCCTATTTGATGCTCAACAAGCCCGCCGGCGTGGAGTGCTCGCAAAAGCCGAAACACTATCCGAGCGTGTACACGCTGCTGCCGCTGCCGCTGCGCGAGCGCGCTGTGCAATGCGTCGGGCGGCTTGACCAGGACACCACGGGCCTGCTGCTGCTCACCGACGACGGCCAGTTCGTTCACACCATCACGAGCCCGCGCCACCAGGTGCCCAAGGTGTACGAGATCACCACCGCCGAGCCCGTAGCCGATGCACAGATCGCCCAGTTGTGCGCCGGCGTGCTGCTGGCTGACGAGAATGAAAACGTTGCCGCCGCCTGGGCGGAGCGTGTCGATACGCACCACCTGCGCATGGCGCTCACGCAAGGCAAATACCACCAAGTGAAACGCATGGTGGCGGCCGCCGGTAACCACGTGGCCGGATTGCACCGCAGCGCCATCGGCGGGTTGTCGCTGGGCGATCTGGCACCAGGTGAATGGCGCTGGCTGGAAGCCGCAGATCTGGAGGCGCTGAACACCACGCCGCCGCACGCAGGCGCGGCGAGTGCCTAA
- a CDS encoding cryptochrome/photolyase family protein, which produces MPSTAPSRQPYNIGAHFQRGLVWFRRDLRHFDHAALHYALRHCREVYCVFVFDRDILDALLARGLKADRRIEFIRASIEELRSALREAGGDLIVVHDHPRQAIPEIARELNIEAVFANHDEEPSAQARDEAVRKVLAQQPCAWFDFKDQVIFERDEILNGQGKPYGVFTPYKNAWLAALTPFDLRAYPTEPYFGALAKPPQALAYATPALEAMGFAPTNLSEIALPTGMSGGQALLDEFEERMDDYHARRDFPAVRGPSYLSTHLRFGTVSIRTLAARAHAAMLRGSRGAATWLSELVWRDFYFMILHHRPDLADGAAFHPEFDRIRWVDGDTGDARFEAWKAARTGYPLVDAAMLQIFQSGYMHNRLRMVAASFLIKDLGINWRRGEQYFADVLNDFDFSANNGGWQWAASSGCDAQPWFRIFNPVTQSEKFDPQGRFIRKYLPQLAKLPDKYIHAPWTAPANVLRDAGVALGETYPLPIVDHAAARAATLDRYAVTKAHRTSGAEAAALSKDGEGD; this is translated from the coding sequence ATGCCCTCCACCGCCCCAAGCCGCCAGCCGTACAACATCGGAGCACACTTCCAGCGCGGTCTGGTGTGGTTCCGGCGCGATCTGCGGCACTTCGACCACGCGGCGCTGCATTATGCCTTGCGCCACTGCCGCGAAGTCTATTGCGTGTTCGTATTCGACCGCGACATCCTCGACGCGCTGCTTGCGCGGGGGCTCAAGGCCGACCGCCGTATCGAGTTCATCCGCGCGTCCATTGAGGAACTGCGCAGCGCCTTGCGCGAGGCCGGCGGCGACCTCATCGTCGTGCATGACCACCCCCGCCAGGCGATTCCCGAGATCGCGCGCGAGCTGAACATCGAAGCCGTCTTCGCTAACCACGATGAAGAGCCTTCCGCGCAGGCCCGCGATGAAGCCGTGCGCAAAGTGCTAGCCCAGCAGCCGTGCGCCTGGTTCGACTTCAAGGATCAGGTGATCTTCGAGCGCGACGAAATCCTGAACGGACAAGGCAAACCGTACGGCGTTTTCACGCCTTACAAGAACGCGTGGTTGGCCGCGCTGACGCCGTTCGACTTGCGCGCGTATCCGACAGAGCCGTACTTCGGTGCGCTGGCCAAGCCGCCGCAGGCGCTTGCGTACGCCACGCCTGCGCTGGAAGCGATGGGCTTTGCGCCCACCAATTTGTCGGAGATTGCCCTGCCCACCGGCATGTCGGGCGGCCAGGCTTTGCTCGACGAGTTTGAGGAGCGCATGGACGACTACCATGCGCGCCGCGACTTTCCGGCCGTGCGCGGCCCAAGCTATCTGTCAACGCATCTGCGCTTTGGCACCGTATCGATCCGCACGCTGGCAGCGCGTGCCCACGCCGCCATGCTGCGCGGCAGCCGAGGGGCGGCGACGTGGCTGTCGGAACTGGTCTGGCGCGACTTCTATTTCATGATCCTGCACCACCGGCCGGACTTGGCCGACGGCGCCGCATTCCACCCGGAATTCGATCGCATCCGCTGGGTAGACGGCGACACCGGCGACGCGCGCTTCGAAGCCTGGAAGGCCGCGCGCACCGGTTACCCGCTGGTGGACGCCGCCATGCTGCAAATCTTCCAGAGCGGCTACATGCACAACCGCCTGCGCATGGTGGCGGCGAGCTTTCTCATCAAAGACCTTGGCATCAATTGGCGACGCGGCGAGCAGTATTTTGCCGACGTGCTCAACGATTTCGACTTCTCCGCCAACAACGGCGGCTGGCAATGGGCGGCCTCCAGCGGGTGTGACGCACAACCGTGGTTCCGCATCTTCAACCCCGTCACGCAATCGGAGAAGTTCGACCCGCAGGGCCGCTTCATCCGCAAGTACCTGCCGCAGCTGGCAAAGCTGCCTGACAAGTACATCCACGCGCCATGGACGGCACCCGCCAATGTGCTGAGGGACGCGGGCGTTGCGTTGGGCGAGACGTATCCCTTGCCGATCGTCGATCATGCCGCCGCGCGCGCAGCGACGCTCGACCGCTATGCCGTCACCAAGGCGCATCGCACATCCGGTGCCGAGGCGGCGGCGCTGAGCAAAGACGGCGAAGGCGATTGA